A genome region from Victivallis lenta includes the following:
- a CDS encoding AAA family ATPase, whose protein sequence is MKVEKIRLKNLASLEGEWELDLTGPAYSRNGIFAITGATGAGKTTIFDAIRLALFRRTNRLDSFAGENEIMTRGTAECMARIQFSIPGGRYVATWHQTRSRGRADGRLQPDRHTLERMKPDGSLELLAERRKETEKAIRALIGMDFEHFSRAMLLPQGEFAIFLKTPPAERSDILEQITGSTVYKQISAEAYAKYHLMQEELDRLTAGAEAIRLLPDEERDALAAQRAGLSKEAAGLAARAGELERAVDLAGRLAGLRTERSKLAAELEAADPELETAAAAAVEAKKHYDDAAGRQAAARPAIAAARLLDAALLRGEEELRKLADARRAGETAKREADRELELLRQKISGTESELATVTAYFEARPEENLRLERYPVWLDRLKASENNQSLLRKELRQVREAETALAGLAQRRDPLQKRLAQTEAGLEQLRAEREQLGGNADAGAGTVLQLTVRKLKLEELSRLAAEQAERLRQLDEAARRKNELAAEQEQIAPARAALETELAGLDAENRIPNLAAERAALREGSPCPLCGATHHPHAGIPAPTASRARAEAIRTNLQEQQIRLAAISGELRSLDEQTVRLRIAAAAAAERLRTECGSSDPAEFAGKLSEQLQRCADELEAAQRLQNERTRLENAFRKLEIEKQKNRDELIATEHETALAEQQLAALRRQFEETRRRQKESLDELRAEFTRFHLSWNDLSQLPDAVAAVEEMFRRSRDMQERASGAASRLREEQNEFQLRSGFREERIRRLAETAAEHEKKETELLALRQERAAMLDGLPADRAERQHETAVAAARRAFEEAEAGLQRKRELHTVLRTRFEETTRRLTAAEAELAALPADSRLPEEKSAEAAGLREKARRLDEEAGALGQKLESDREARGRRQAEEAKIGAFRSEVERWRLLNELIGKQDGGKFQQFAQSLIFEQLIALANRSLRKFTDRYRLVSIEDSPLDFNVIDHYQCDEIRSVRNLSGGESFLVSMSLALALSQTAGEKLRIDTLFLDEGFGTLDEETLSHVLAQIQSLQSEGKLIGIITHVPNIETFVPLQIRLAPAERSGRSRITGPGVSALS, encoded by the coding sequence GTGAAAGTCGAAAAAATCCGCCTGAAAAACCTCGCATCCCTCGAAGGGGAGTGGGAACTCGACCTGACCGGCCCGGCCTACTCCCGCAACGGTATTTTCGCAATCACCGGCGCGACCGGTGCCGGAAAGACCACGATCTTCGATGCGATCCGCCTCGCGCTCTTCCGCCGCACGAACCGGCTCGACAGCTTCGCCGGGGAAAACGAGATCATGACCCGCGGCACAGCCGAATGCATGGCGCGGATTCAGTTCAGCATCCCCGGCGGCCGTTATGTGGCGACCTGGCACCAGACCCGTTCGCGCGGCAGGGCCGACGGGCGGCTTCAGCCCGACCGCCACACGCTCGAGCGCATGAAACCGGACGGCTCGCTCGAACTCCTCGCCGAGCGGCGCAAAGAGACCGAAAAAGCGATCCGCGCCCTCATCGGCATGGACTTCGAACACTTCTCGCGGGCCATGCTGCTGCCGCAGGGGGAATTCGCGATTTTTCTCAAGACCCCTCCGGCAGAGCGCTCCGACATTCTCGAACAGATCACCGGCAGCACGGTCTACAAGCAGATATCGGCCGAAGCCTATGCGAAATATCATCTGATGCAGGAGGAGCTCGATCGCCTGACAGCCGGAGCGGAGGCGATCCGGCTGCTGCCGGACGAAGAGCGCGACGCCCTCGCCGCGCAACGCGCCGGGCTGAGCAAAGAGGCCGCCGGCCTCGCCGCGCGCGCCGGGGAACTGGAGCGCGCCGTCGACCTCGCAGGCCGCCTCGCCGGACTCCGGACGGAGCGTTCGAAGCTCGCAGCCGAACTCGAAGCGGCGGATCCGGAGCTCGAAACAGCCGCAGCCGCAGCCGTGGAAGCCAAAAAGCATTACGACGACGCCGCCGGACGGCAGGCGGCCGCGCGTCCCGCCATCGCCGCGGCGCGGCTGCTCGACGCCGCCCTGCTGCGCGGCGAAGAGGAACTCCGGAAGCTGGCCGACGCCCGCCGCGCCGGGGAAACGGCGAAACGGGAGGCGGACCGGGAACTCGAGCTCCTCCGGCAGAAAATCTCCGGAACGGAAAGCGAGCTCGCCACCGTCACTGCCTACTTCGAAGCCCGCCCGGAAGAGAATCTCCGCCTCGAACGTTACCCGGTCTGGCTCGACCGCCTGAAAGCGTCCGAAAACAATCAGTCGCTCCTCCGAAAAGAGCTTCGGCAGGTCCGGGAGGCCGAAACGGCGCTGGCCGGGCTTGCTCAGCGCCGCGATCCGCTGCAGAAGCGGCTTGCCCAAACGGAGGCCGGGCTTGAGCAGCTCCGGGCGGAACGGGAGCAGCTTGGCGGCAACGCCGACGCCGGTGCCGGGACGGTTCTGCAGCTGACCGTCCGCAAACTCAAGCTCGAAGAGCTCTCCCGCCTCGCGGCGGAGCAGGCGGAGCGCCTCCGGCAGCTCGATGAAGCGGCGCGGCGGAAAAACGAGCTTGCGGCGGAACAGGAACAGATCGCCCCCGCCCGCGCCGCACTCGAAACGGAGCTGGCCGGGCTCGACGCCGAAAACCGCATCCCGAACCTCGCGGCCGAACGCGCCGCGCTGCGGGAGGGTTCCCCCTGCCCGCTCTGCGGCGCCACCCATCATCCGCATGCCGGAATACCGGCGCCGACCGCATCCCGCGCCCGTGCGGAAGCGATCCGGACGAACCTGCAGGAGCAGCAGATCCGGCTCGCGGCGATCTCCGGCGAACTGCGTTCGCTCGACGAGCAAACGGTCCGGCTGCGGATCGCAGCAGCAGCGGCGGCGGAACGCCTCCGAACCGAATGCGGTTCTTCCGATCCCGCGGAATTCGCCGGAAAGCTGTCGGAACAGCTCCAACGCTGCGCGGACGAACTCGAAGCCGCGCAGCGCCTTCAAAACGAGCGGACCCGCCTCGAAAACGCCTTCCGGAAACTGGAAATTGAAAAACAGAAGAACCGGGACGAACTCATCGCCACCGAACACGAAACGGCGCTGGCGGAGCAGCAGCTGGCCGCGCTCCGCCGCCAATTTGAAGAGACCCGGCGCCGGCAGAAGGAGTCGCTGGATGAACTGCGCGCCGAATTCACCCGTTTCCACCTTTCATGGAACGACCTGTCGCAGCTCCCGGATGCTGTCGCAGCCGTGGAGGAGATGTTCCGCCGCAGCCGCGACATGCAGGAACGGGCATCCGGGGCGGCGAGCCGCCTGCGCGAAGAACAGAATGAATTTCAGCTGCGTTCCGGCTTCCGCGAAGAGCGGATCAGGCGCCTCGCCGAAACGGCGGCGGAGCACGAGAAAAAGGAAACGGAGCTTCTTGCATTGCGCCAGGAACGCGCCGCGATGCTCGACGGGCTCCCGGCGGACCGGGCCGAGCGGCAGCACGAAACCGCCGTCGCCGCCGCGCGCCGCGCCTTCGAAGAGGCCGAGGCGGGGCTTCAGCGGAAACGCGAGCTCCACACCGTCCTCCGAACCCGTTTCGAGGAAACGACACGCCGGCTGACCGCAGCCGAAGCCGAGCTGGCCGCGCTCCCGGCCGATTCGCGGCTCCCGGAGGAAAAAAGCGCCGAAGCCGCCGGACTCCGGGAGAAAGCGCGCAGGCTCGACGAGGAGGCCGGCGCGCTCGGGCAGAAACTCGAATCCGACCGTGAAGCGAGGGGGCGGCGGCAGGCCGAAGAGGCGAAAATCGGCGCCTTCCGCAGCGAAGTCGAGCGCTGGCGGCTGCTCAACGAACTGATCGGCAAACAGGACGGCGGCAAGTTCCAGCAGTTCGCGCAGTCGCTGATCTTCGAACAGCTGATCGCGCTGGCGAACCGCTCGCTGCGGAAATTCACTGACCGCTACCGGCTGGTCAGCATCGAGGATTCACCGCTCGATTTCAACGTCATCGATCATTATCAGTGCGACGAGATCCGTTCGGTGCGGAACCTCTCCGGCGGCGAAAGTTTTCTGGTCAGCATGTCGCTGGCGCTGGCGCTGTCGCAGACGGCCGGCGAAAAGCTGCGGATCGACACGCTCTTCCTCGACGAAGGCTTCGGCACACTGGATGAGGAAACGCTGTCGCACGTCCTCGCACAGATCCAGTCGCTGCAAAGCGAAGGGAAGCTGATCGGCATCATCACGCATGTTCCGAACATCGAGACCTTTGTGCCGCTTCAGATCAGGCTCGCTCCGGCAGAAAGAAGCGGCCGGAGCCGGATCACCGGCCCCGGCGTCTCGGCCCTTTCCTGA
- the sbcD gene encoding exonuclease subunit SbcD has translation MRLLHTSDWHLGHLFCGRRRDGEFRDFLAWLLELIARESVDVLLIAGDLFDTNTPGNACAGMYYDFLTRVRRESGCRRVVITGGNHDSPSFLNAPRGLLDAAFDIKVFGEAAEDPADEVVPVPDDAGVPALIIGAVPYLRDADLHISNWEESPAEGDAARRRGFRAHYARVAEAAERLRAGRPIPFVLTGHFAAAGAPVFEGDGVREFVGGLRQADESDLPPSADYIALGHIHQSQRIGGKEHIRYCGSPLRMSFADTKPRELLLVDFDGRQAEVTPVPVPQTREILTLRGNWEQIAPELEALRERPDEVFCRVLAADLPPHALAAALGNMFADRRHNYPLVARSLVAPHETEREVRSVEELRTMTETEVFRLLLDRRGITGETERRQLIDAFRTLLAEMREREKQP, from the coding sequence ATGAGACTGCTGCACACGTCCGACTGGCATCTCGGCCACCTGTTCTGCGGCCGGCGCCGGGACGGGGAGTTCCGCGACTTCCTCGCCTGGCTCCTGGAGCTGATCGCCCGGGAATCGGTCGACGTGCTGCTGATCGCGGGGGATCTCTTCGACACGAACACTCCCGGAAACGCCTGCGCCGGAATGTACTACGACTTCCTGACCCGGGTTCGCCGCGAAAGCGGCTGCCGCCGGGTCGTCATCACCGGCGGCAACCACGATTCCCCCTCATTCCTGAATGCGCCGCGCGGGCTGCTCGACGCGGCATTCGACATCAAGGTGTTCGGTGAAGCGGCGGAAGATCCTGCCGATGAAGTTGTTCCGGTGCCTGACGATGCGGGGGTTCCGGCGCTGATCATCGGCGCCGTGCCGTACCTGCGGGACGCAGATCTGCATATCTCGAACTGGGAGGAGAGTCCGGCCGAAGGAGACGCCGCCCGGCGCCGGGGATTCCGCGCACATTACGCCCGGGTCGCCGAAGCGGCCGAACGGCTCCGCGCCGGGAGGCCGATTCCGTTCGTGCTGACCGGACACTTCGCGGCGGCGGGCGCTCCGGTTTTCGAGGGAGACGGCGTGCGGGAGTTCGTCGGCGGGCTGCGGCAGGCGGACGAAAGCGACCTGCCGCCGTCGGCCGACTATATCGCGCTCGGACACATCCACCAGTCGCAGCGCATCGGCGGAAAAGAGCATATCCGCTACTGCGGATCGCCGCTGCGCATGAGCTTCGCCGACACAAAGCCGCGGGAGCTCCTGCTGGTGGATTTCGACGGGCGGCAGGCCGAAGTGACGCCGGTTCCGGTGCCGCAAACCCGGGAGATCCTGACGCTGCGGGGAAACTGGGAACAGATCGCCCCCGAACTCGAAGCGCTCCGGGAACGGCCCGACGAAGTGTTCTGCCGGGTACTGGCCGCCGATCTTCCGCCGCACGCGCTCGCCGCGGCGCTCGGCAACATGTTCGCCGACAGGCGGCACAACTACCCGCTGGTCGCCCGCTCCCTCGTCGCGCCGCACGAAACGGAGCGCGAAGTCCGGAGTGTGGAAGAGCTGCGGACCATGACCGAAACCGAGGTGTTCCGGCTGCTGCTCGACCGGCGCGGCATCACCGGCGAAACCGAACGCAGACAGCTCATCGACGCCTTCCGGACACTGCTGGCCGAAATGAGGGAACGGGAGAAACAGCCGTGA
- a CDS encoding glycerophosphodiester phosphodiesterase, translating into MAVRIVAHRGESLIAPENTLESFTLAWARGAVCIEGDFHLSKDGEIICMHDDNPLRTCGVDRPVSAMTLAEIKALDAGVRKDEVWKYTRVPTLREVLETMPEYGEIYIELKSVGPIVDALKAVFASGPWRPEQLTFIAFDEATICEVKKLFPAHKAYWLTCNWTGDWQNHGEAELSPKELAAKLQELGVDGVDICATDFLTREYGDALHAANLGFHVWTVDDPAQAKRMVEIGVDSITTNRAKVIATELQLI; encoded by the coding sequence ATGGCTGTCAGAATCGTGGCGCACCGCGGCGAATCGCTGATCGCGCCGGAAAACACGCTGGAGTCCTTCACGCTGGCCTGGGCGCGCGGCGCCGTCTGCATCGAAGGCGATTTCCACCTCTCGAAGGATGGCGAAATCATCTGCATGCACGACGACAATCCGCTGCGCACCTGCGGCGTGGACCGCCCGGTCTCGGCGATGACGCTCGCGGAAATCAAGGCGCTCGACGCCGGCGTCAGGAAAGACGAAGTCTGGAAATACACCCGGGTCCCGACGCTCCGCGAGGTGCTCGAAACCATGCCGGAATACGGCGAAATCTATATCGAACTGAAAAGCGTCGGACCGATCGTCGACGCCCTGAAAGCGGTTTTCGCCTCCGGCCCGTGGCGGCCGGAACAGCTGACCTTCATCGCCTTCGACGAAGCGACCATCTGCGAGGTCAAAAAACTGTTCCCGGCCCATAAAGCCTACTGGCTGACCTGCAACTGGACCGGCGACTGGCAGAATCACGGAGAGGCGGAACTTTCTCCGAAAGAACTGGCTGCCAAGCTTCAGGAGCTCGGCGTCGACGGCGTCGACATCTGCGCGACGGATTTCCTGACCCGCGAGTACGGCGATGCGCTGCACGCCGCAAACCTCGGTTTCCACGTCTGGACCGTGGACGATCCCGCTCAGGCGAAGCGCATGGTCGAAATCGGCGTCGACTCGATCACGACCAACCGCGCGAAGGTCATCGCAACGGAGCTTCAACTGATCTGA
- a CDS encoding DUF1667 domain-containing protein, which produces MAKKLICISCPIGCRLTAVREEGSGEWSVSGNRCPRGRVYAQNELTDPRRVVTATVSGNSTLMPRIPVRTSEALPKRHIDALLNRLYRLKVEIPVKKGEVLIRNVENSGIDVIFSCDCLK; this is translated from the coding sequence ATGGCAAAGAAACTGATCTGCATCAGCTGCCCGATCGGCTGCCGTCTCACGGCGGTCCGGGAAGAGGGTTCCGGCGAATGGAGCGTTTCCGGCAACCGCTGCCCGCGCGGCAGAGTCTATGCGCAGAACGAACTCACCGATCCGCGCCGGGTCGTGACCGCGACGGTGTCCGGCAATTCGACGCTCATGCCGCGCATCCCGGTGCGGACGAGCGAGGCGTTGCCGAAACGGCATATCGACGCTCTGCTGAACCGGCTCTACCGGCTCAAAGTCGAAATTCCGGTCAAAAAGGGCGAAGTCCTGATCCGCAACGTGGAAAACAGCGGAATCGATGTTATATTTTCCTGTGATTGTCTGAAATAA
- a CDS encoding NAD(P)/FAD-dependent oxidoreductase — MIQQETCDVAVVGAGAAGLAAAAEIAKHPYRTVVLDREEQLGGILRQCIHNGFGLRYFREELTGPEYADRVVELASKPNVAFRTGCTVTEIRRLPDSSFELMTLSAADGVTYLKARAVFLAMGCRERNRGNLAIPGSRPAGVFTAGAAQKLLNTEGMLPGRSAVIVGSGDIGLIMARRLRWSGVEVKAVIEIMPYPSGLTRNVVQCLNDFGIPLYLEHAVVNIAGRERIQHVDVAPLDNGIPQLDRQFRIGCDTVLFSVGLIPENELSVRLGVELNPATGGAVVDANLQTSVPGVFAGGNVLHVHDLVDFVSEESAEAGRSIVKYLAGELRSEENRAAVESNLKYVIPNRFNHGEKCTFSFRPLIVSDAATLEAELNGRPIWKRKFTYIKPAEMLKIDLSAEQLNEPGTLVFRLKEEA, encoded by the coding sequence ATGATCCAGCAGGAAACCTGCGACGTCGCCGTGGTCGGAGCCGGCGCAGCCGGACTCGCCGCCGCGGCCGAGATTGCGAAACATCCGTACCGGACCGTCGTCCTCGACCGCGAGGAGCAGCTCGGCGGCATCCTGCGCCAGTGCATCCACAACGGTTTCGGGCTGCGCTACTTCAGGGAGGAGCTGACCGGGCCGGAATATGCCGACCGGGTCGTGGAGCTGGCTTCGAAACCGAATGTCGCGTTCCGGACCGGATGCACTGTGACGGAGATCAGGCGGCTGCCCGACAGCAGCTTCGAACTCATGACGCTGTCGGCGGCCGACGGAGTGACGTACCTGAAGGCCCGGGCAGTTTTCCTCGCCATGGGCTGCCGCGAGCGAAACCGCGGCAACCTTGCGATTCCGGGCAGCCGTCCGGCGGGAGTTTTCACGGCCGGGGCGGCCCAGAAGCTGCTGAATACGGAAGGAATGCTGCCCGGCCGGAGCGCGGTCATCGTCGGTTCGGGCGATATCGGGCTCATCATGGCGCGACGGCTGCGCTGGAGCGGCGTCGAGGTCAAAGCCGTCATCGAGATCATGCCGTATCCGTCCGGCCTGACCCGCAATGTGGTCCAGTGCCTGAATGACTTCGGAATTCCGCTGTACCTCGAGCATGCCGTAGTCAACATCGCCGGAAGGGAACGAATTCAGCATGTGGACGTCGCCCCGCTCGACAACGGCATCCCGCAGCTTGACCGGCAGTTCCGCATCGGCTGCGACACCGTGCTCTTCTCGGTCGGGCTGATCCCCGAGAACGAGCTTTCGGTCCGGCTCGGTGTCGAACTCAACCCGGCGACCGGCGGAGCGGTGGTCGACGCGAATCTGCAGACCAGCGTGCCCGGCGTCTTCGCCGGCGGCAATGTGCTGCACGTGCACGACCTTGTCGACTTCGTCTCCGAGGAGTCCGCCGAAGCCGGGCGGTCGATCGTGAAGTACCTCGCCGGCGAACTCAGAAGCGAGGAGAACCGCGCCGCGGTCGAGTCGAATTTGAAATATGTGATTCCGAACCGGTTCAACCACGGCGAAAAGTGCACCTTCTCGTTCCGGCCGCTCATCGTCAGCGACGCCGCCACACTCGAAGCAGAGCTGAACGGCCGGCCGATCTGGAAACGCAAATTCACGTACATCAAGCCGGCGGAGATGCTGAAGATCGACCTCTCCGCCGAGCAGCTGAACGAACCCGGAACGCTCGTGTTCCGGCTGAAGGAGGAGGCGTAA
- a CDS encoding NAD(P)/FAD-dependent oxidoreductase, whose translation MYDAVIVGAGVSGASTAWQLSRYDLKVALVERWADVGFGVSKANSGIIHGGFHHSAQKTLKAKLEILGNLMFDKLQYELDFPFHRNGILVVAFSEEQMPTVRKLYLQGLDNGVRNLEMCGRDRLLELEPKLNPEVVGGFYAPNGGTIEPYRYVFSLVEAAKRNGVELFCNFEAVSGEYRNNHWTLTAADGRTVKARYVVNAAGLFADNVSHICGAEEFKIHARKGEEYLLDRNSKARPQRVVFPVPSRESKGILVIPTAEGTTMIGPTADPAEDKLDTTTSADHMQRIVSLVSRMVNGISTRDVITSFAGLRPVLDSEDFYIDLSKKVPHFVQVAGIQSPGLTASPAIGEYVKDLLKQDGLELVEKERIEYRNPPRHELRNETPEALDRLHDADPAWTHMVCRCEKISEAEIVEAVRKGHTTLDGVKFYTRAGMGRCQGGFCSARIMKIISRESGIPMEELTKKGGNSRLLGGRLGEITVDTSEKEKAE comes from the coding sequence ATGTATGATGCAGTCATTGTCGGCGCCGGAGTCTCCGGCGCGTCGACCGCGTGGCAGCTGTCGCGCTATGACCTGAAGGTCGCGCTGGTCGAACGGTGGGCCGACGTCGGCTTCGGCGTCTCGAAGGCGAATTCGGGGATCATCCACGGCGGTTTCCACCACTCGGCGCAGAAGACGCTGAAGGCGAAACTCGAAATTCTCGGCAACCTGATGTTCGACAAGCTTCAGTACGAGCTGGATTTTCCGTTCCACCGCAACGGAATTCTCGTCGTCGCCTTTTCGGAGGAGCAGATGCCGACCGTCCGCAAGCTCTATCTGCAGGGACTCGACAACGGCGTGCGGAATCTCGAAATGTGCGGCCGCGACCGCCTGCTCGAGCTCGAACCGAAGCTGAATCCCGAGGTCGTCGGCGGCTTTTACGCGCCGAACGGCGGTACGATCGAACCGTACCGCTATGTGTTCAGCCTGGTCGAAGCCGCGAAGCGGAACGGCGTGGAGCTCTTCTGCAATTTCGAAGCCGTCTCCGGCGAATACAGAAACAACCACTGGACGCTGACCGCCGCGGACGGACGGACGGTCAAGGCGCGTTACGTCGTCAATGCGGCCGGGCTGTTCGCCGACAATGTTTCGCACATCTGCGGCGCGGAGGAGTTCAAGATCCACGCCCGCAAGGGCGAAGAGTATCTGCTCGACCGCAACTCGAAGGCGCGTCCGCAGCGGGTGGTGTTCCCGGTTCCGAGCCGGGAGTCGAAAGGAATCCTCGTGATTCCGACCGCCGAAGGCACCACGATGATCGGCCCGACCGCCGATCCGGCCGAAGACAAGCTCGACACGACGACGAGCGCGGACCATATGCAGCGGATCGTTTCGCTCGTGAGCCGGATGGTCAACGGCATTTCGACCCGCGACGTGATCACCTCGTTCGCCGGGCTGCGCCCGGTGCTCGACAGCGAGGACTTCTATATCGACCTGTCGAAAAAAGTTCCTCATTTCGTGCAGGTTGCCGGAATTCAGTCGCCGGGGCTCACGGCCTCCCCCGCCATCGGGGAGTATGTGAAGGACCTGCTCAAGCAGGACGGCCTCGAACTGGTCGAAAAGGAGCGGATCGAGTACCGGAATCCGCCGCGCCACGAGCTCCGCAACGAGACACCCGAGGCGCTCGACCGGCTCCATGACGCCGATCCGGCCTGGACCCACATGGTCTGCCGCTGCGAAAAAATCTCCGAGGCTGAAATCGTCGAAGCGGTCCGCAAGGGGCACACGACGCTCGACGGCGTCAAGTTCTACACGCGGGCCGGGATGGGCCGCTGCCAGGGCGGTTTCTGTTCGGCCAGAATCATGAAGATCATCAGCCGCGAAAGCGGCATACCGATGGAGGAGCTGACCAAGAAGGGCGGCAACAGCCGCCTCCTCGGCGGCAGGCTCGGTGAAATCACCGTCGACACCAGTGAAAAGGAGAAGGCAGAATGA
- a CDS encoding HAD-IIA family hydrolase: protein MPGRLKQVRQVFLDMDGTIYHGETLFPTTIPFLDFLKERGIGYAFLSNNSSFSTAEYVEKLRGMGIESGPENFYTSTCYTIDYLKRKCPEIRKLHLFGMPCIRPEFEAAGFELTDTEPQAVVVAFHRDFHYRDLCRAAWFLRQGVPGYATHPDVFCPTDLPTWLPDCGAVTKCLEASTNVKLKVLGKPDPGMLVEAAARRGVGTGECLMAGDRLATDIALGVNAGALTCHILAPGADLVVPEGIRPDYQVNNLGELKRIWEHV from the coding sequence ATGCCCGGACGGCTGAAACAGGTCCGCCAGGTCTTTCTCGACATGGACGGAACCATCTACCACGGCGAGACGCTGTTCCCGACCACGATCCCGTTTCTCGATTTCCTGAAGGAGCGCGGAATCGGCTATGCGTTCCTCTCCAACAACTCCTCGTTCAGCACGGCGGAGTATGTCGAAAAGCTCCGCGGGATGGGCATCGAAAGCGGGCCGGAGAATTTCTACACCTCGACCTGCTACACGATCGACTATTTGAAACGCAAGTGTCCGGAAATCAGGAAACTCCACCTCTTCGGAATGCCCTGCATCCGGCCCGAATTCGAAGCGGCCGGCTTCGAACTGACCGACACGGAGCCGCAGGCGGTCGTGGTCGCGTTCCACCGCGACTTCCACTACCGCGATCTCTGCCGGGCGGCCTGGTTTCTGCGGCAGGGGGTGCCGGGCTATGCGACCCATCCGGACGTCTTCTGCCCGACCGACCTCCCGACCTGGCTGCCGGACTGCGGCGCGGTCACGAAATGTCTCGAAGCTTCGACGAATGTGAAACTCAAAGTGCTCGGCAAGCCCGATCCCGGCATGCTCGTCGAAGCGGCGGCCCGCCGCGGCGTCGGAACCGGCGAGTGCCTGATGGCCGGCGACCGGCTGGCAACCGACATCGCGCTCGGCGTCAACGCCGGAGCGCTGACCTGCCACATTCTCGCCCCGGGCGCGGATCTCGTTGTGCCGGAGGGAATCCGCCCCGATTATCAGGTAAATAACCTCGGTGAACTCAAAAGGATCTGGGAACATGTATGA
- a CDS encoding glycerophosphodiester phosphodiesterase family protein: protein MTVLNNGVTGHRGNPEAAPENTLAGFASAIALGVDFLETDVHESADGVLFLCHDATTGRTCGTDLAIAETEAAELRKLNAAHSFPSERFAPIPTLGELLALVAANPHIRLSLQPKCPAVGAICAAVERAGLAGRIAFNDGNFELLMEAKERLPEALIFYDTRDVEQLESGIGKAVAAGFYGLVAHQDSLNRERVAAIAEAGLEPGVWTVNDETAMRRFLDMGVYRFYTDCPARLLKLKEGR from the coding sequence GTGACTGTTCTGAACAATGGAGTGACCGGCCACCGCGGAAATCCCGAAGCGGCGCCGGAAAACACGCTGGCCGGCTTCGCAAGCGCGATTGCGCTCGGGGTCGATTTCCTGGAGACCGATGTGCACGAAAGCGCGGACGGCGTGCTCTTCCTCTGCCACGACGCCACGACCGGGCGCACCTGCGGCACCGACCTCGCAATCGCAGAAACGGAAGCGGCCGAGCTGAGGAAGCTCAATGCCGCCCATTCGTTCCCGTCGGAGCGTTTCGCGCCGATTCCGACGCTCGGTGAGCTGCTCGCGCTCGTCGCGGCCAATCCGCACATCCGGCTTTCGCTCCAGCCGAAATGCCCGGCGGTCGGTGCGATCTGCGCAGCGGTGGAGCGCGCCGGGCTCGCCGGCCGCATCGCCTTCAACGACGGGAACTTCGAGCTGCTTATGGAGGCGAAGGAGCGGTTGCCGGAAGCGCTGATTTTCTACGATACCCGGGATGTCGAACAACTTGAATCCGGCATCGGGAAAGCGGTTGCCGCCGGCTTTTACGGCCTCGTGGCCCATCAGGACAGCCTGAACCGCGAACGGGTTGCGGCGATCGCCGAAGCAGGGCTTGAGCCCGGCGTCTGGACGGTGAACGACGAAACCGCCATGCGCCGCTTTCTCGACATGGGCGTCTACCGCTTCTACACGGACTGCCCCGCGCGGCTGCTGAAGCTGAAGGAGGGCCGCTGA